From a region of the Helianthus annuus cultivar XRQ/B chromosome 5, HanXRQr2.0-SUNRISE, whole genome shotgun sequence genome:
- the LOC110942842 gene encoding uncharacterized protein LOC110942842: MPKRPKIVSVYNDIDKENTQDAVLPIVTRDEASHRRKLRKLYLDNKKSNVGTTSSSLNIDSTNINSTSTPCVTSDNIVNRIGFHNFESTPEVTNNVNPSPSNIVTSNIICSTSNRTTRKNDIGNNISTGITSTTCTSSLNRNLQRLSSGKRKLVSKARISSPIPMIDLTTDETVERDPYKGVSTDYLDHGDQVITCEVCYAKLWDAEKGSGRKEGGKICHMLCCGYAKVVLPDYKTATPYYKSLFMSNDNESKHFLKNIRRYNSMFAFTSMGGKVDQTVNTGNAPFCYRISGENYHSIGSLVPPNGGKPKFCQLYIYDTENELANRSSDNVSSSSTSDETDNKLIQQIKAMFDAENVLVKIYRMLRLIGKREQDGRTYNLPTSSEVAALIVGDIDNALEKRDIVVETQTGSLKRISELHPSYLVLQYPILFPYGDDGYRIDIPHRGVIDVTNKKRPNCTMREFFAYRVQDRSNQFSLILNSRRLFQQFLVDAYTMIESEPLNFIRFQQQDLRSDTYENIRKLRYNGQQDLSKVGKRIFLPSSFTGGSRYMMQNYLDAMAICKWYGYPDFFITITCNPKWPEVQRFLKDTNLNPEDRPDILSRIFKIKLDSICKDLKDRDLFGKASAVVYTIEFQKRGLPHAHMCLFMENDYKLPTVDHVDQFISAEIPDLNQDPELYTLVKDHMIHGPCGNARMSSPCMVDRKCSKGFPKKFQDHSTLDSNGFPLYRRRDDGSFVLKNKIQLDNRSVVPYNKKLLKRYQAHINVEWCNQAASIKYLFKYINKGPDRATVAVVPSNNENEQAENDEIKEYYDCRYISACEASWRIFSNEVNYRRPSVMRLPFHLPGQQTVCFGPDEDINQVLNKPSVNSSMFLAWMQRNQDPNDHVARTLTYVQFPRFYVWKLDKRIWVPRIKGKTIGRIHSLSPSTGEAYYLRILLNKVKGPTSFDDIKTVNGRVYDTFRDVCYALGLLDDDSEYIEAIKEANISGSAGYIRNLFATMLLSSTLSRPEVVWESTWKYMTDDFLYRFSKYHRLSIPDEQLKNYVLCEIEKFLTRNNSSLRRFLSMPYPDTSSLDNFRCRLINEELAYDRSELQNVYQGQVNLLTDEQRAVYEEIMNAVHGDNGGVFFVYGYGGTGKTFLWKTLSAAIRSKGEIVLNVASSGIASLLLEGGRTAHSRFHIPLNLNEDSVCHIKPDDDVAKLLQQTKLIIWDEAPMVHKHAFEALDRSMHDIFNISNPSRSDVLFGGKCKLLTLSRNMRLTVGRPSSEVEEISNFAKWLLDVGEGNVGGSNDGEAIIEIPPELLIDSISDPISSLIDFVYPLILENYNDRNYFSTRAILAPKNEVVHEINDRLLAVFPGEEKEYLSSDSLCPTEDGNVDQQKIYSPDVLNGLKVSGLPNHRLVLKVGVPVMLLRNIDQRNGLCNGTRLKVTKLYSRVIEAEIISGGNIGSRTFIPRMNLVPSDRKIPFAFQRRQFPITVCFAMTINKSQGQSLSKVGLYLRQPVFTHGQLYVALSRVTRRDGIKLLILDNDGRPTNKTTNVVYKEIFNGL; the protein is encoded by the exons ATGCCTAAACGACCAAAAATTGTCTCCGTATACAATGACATTGATAAAGAAAACACTCAGGATG CTGTCCTCCCAATTGTTACTCGAGACGAGGCATCTCATAGAAGAAAATTAAGAAAATTATACTTGGATAATAAGAAATCAAATGTGGGAACTACATCGTCATCCCTCAATATTGATTCCACTAATATTAATTCCACTTCCACTCCGTGTGTTACATCTGATAACATAGTCAACAGAATTGGTTTTCACAATTTTGAATCCACTCCTGAGGTGACTAATAATGTTAATCCAAGTCCTTCAAATATTGTAACAA GTAACATTATTTGTAGTACCAGCAATCGTACAACGAGAAAAAACGATATTGGGAATAATATTTCAACTGGCATCACATCAACCACCTGCACATCATCATTGAACCGTAATTTGCAAAGGCTATCATCTGGGAAACGTAAGTTGGTATCCAAAGCACGTATTTCGTCTCCTATACCAATGATCGACTTGACCACAGACGAAACCGTAGAACGAGATCCTTATAAAGGTGTTTCTACAG ATTATTTGGATCACGGTGATCAAGTTATTACTTGTGAAGTTTGTTATGCAAAGTTATGGGACGCAGAGAAAGGAAGCGGAAGAAAAGAGGGTGGCAAAATATGTCATATGTTATGTTGTGGTTATGCCAAAGTTGTCTTACCGGATTACAAAACCGCGACACCTTATTATAAAAGTCTATTCATGTCCAATGACAATGAAAGCAAGCACTTTTTGAAGAACATTCGACGTTACAATTCTATGTTCGCGTTTACCTCAATGGGTGGTAAGGTTGACCAAACCGTGAATACTGGTAATGCTCCTTTTTGCTACAGAATTAGTGGTGAAAATTACCATTCTATTGGTAGTCTTGTGCCACCAAACGGAGGGAAGCCTAAATTTTGTCAGTTATACATATACGATACTGAAAATGAGTTGGCAAACAG GTCTTCAGACAATGTTTCCTCATCATCCACTTCAGATGAAACTGATAATAAGCTGATACAACAAATCAAAGCAATGTTTGATGCCGAAAATGTGCTTGTGAAAATTTATAGGATG CTTCGCCTAATTGGCAAAAGAGAACAAGATGGTCGGACTTATAACTTACCTACTTCCTCAGAGGTTGCTGCTCTTATTGTTGGAGATATCGATAACGCACTTGAGAAAAGAGATATCGTTGTCGAGACACAAACAGGTTCATTAAAAAGAATAAGTGAATTGCATCCTTCCTATCTTGTACTTCAGTATCCTATTTTGTTCCCATATGGAGACGACGGTTACAGAATTGACATACCACATAGGGGTGTCATTGATGTTACTAACAAGAAACGTCCGAATTGTACAATGAGAGAGTTTTTTGCGTATCGTGTACAAGATCGTAGTAACCAGTTTTCATTGATTCTAAATTCCCGACGGTTATTCCAACAGTTTTTGGTTGATGCTTATACGATGATTGAGAGCGAGCCACTTAACTTTATAAGATTTCAGCAACAAGATCTCAGGTCTGATACATATGAGAATATCCGGAAACTAAGATATAACGGCCAACAAGATTTGTCTAAGGTTGGAAAACGTATTTTCCTTCCATCTTCCTTTACAGGCGGGTCACgatatatgatgcaaaactaTCTTGACGCAATGGCAATTTGTAAATGGTATGGTTATCCAGACTTTTTTATAACCATTACCTGCAATCCCAAATGGCCGGAGGTTCAAAGGTTTCTTAAGGACACAAATCTTAATCCGGAGGATAGGCCTGATATTTTATCTCGAATTTTTAAAATAAAGCTGGATTCAATTTGTAAAGATTTGAAAGACCGTGATTTGTTTGGAAAAGCTTCTGCTG ttGTTTACACTATTGAGTTTCAGAAGCGAGGATTGCCTCATGCGCATATGTGCTTATTCATGGAGAATGATTACAAACTTCCAACTGTAGACCATGTTGATCAGTTTATTTCTGCAGAAATCCCTGATTTAAACCAAGACCCGGAACTATATACGCTTGTGAAAGACCATATGATTCACGGTCCATGTGGTAATGCTAGAATGAGCTCTCCATGTATGGTTGATAGAAAATGttcaaaaggttttcccaagaaaTTTCAAGATCACTCAACCTTGGATTCTAACGGATTTCCCTTATACAGAAGAAGAGATGACGGTTCCttcgttttaaaaaataaaattcagTTAGACAACAGAAGTGTTGTACCTTATAACAAAAAGCTTTTGAAAAGATATCAGGCGCATATAAACGTTGAATGGTGCAACCAAGCGGCGTCAATAAAGTATTTGTTCAAGTATATTAATAAAGGTCCTGATAGAGCAACAGTTGCTGTGGTTCCGAGCAATAATGAAAACGAGCAAGCAGAAAATGATGAAATTAAAGAGTATTATGACTGTAGGTATATATCTGCGTGTGAAGCCTCTTGGAGGATTTTTTCTAATGAAGTTAATTATAGGAGACCTTCTGTTATGCGTCTTCCTTTCCATCTTCCTGGACAACAAACAGTTTGTTTCGGTCCTGATGAAGATATTAATCAAGTGCTAAACAAACCATCTGTGAACTCATCAATGTTTTTAGCTTGGATGCAACGTAATCAAGATCCTAACGACCATGTTGCACGTACACTAACATATGTACAGTTTCCGCGTTTTTATGTGTGGAAGCTTGACAAGCGTATATGGGTTCCGAGAATAAAAGGAAAAACAATTGGAAGAATTCATTCCCTTTCTCCTTCTACCGGTGAAGCGTACTATTTAAGAattcttcttaacaaagttaaaggACCAACATCGTTTGATGATATTAAAACAGTTAATGGTCGAGTGTACGATACTTTTAGAGATGTTTGCTATGCGCTTGGTTTGTTGGATGACGACTCGGAGTACATTGAGGCCATCAAAGAAGCAAATATATCAGGTAGTGCAGGTTATATTCGCAATTTATTCGCCACCATGTTACTGTCAAGCACATTATCTAGACCTGAAGTTGTCTGGGAAAGCACATGGAAGTATATGACAGATGATTTTCTGTACAGATTCTCAAAGTATCATC GTTTATCAATTCCTGATGAGCAACTAAAGAACTATGTTTTATGCGAAATCGAGAAGTTTTTAACTCGGAATAATTCATCGCTTCGGAGATTTTTATCAATGCCTTACCCGGATACTTCATCTTTAGATAACTTTCGCTGCCGATTGATTAACGAAGAGCTTGCTTATGACAGATCAGAGTTACAAAATGTTTATCAAGGTCAGGTGAATTTGTTAACGGATGAACAACGTGCAGTATATGAAGAAATTATGAACGCAGTTCATGGAGACAATGGAGGAGTATTTTTTGTTTACGGTTATGGCGGGACCGGTAAAACGTTTTTATGGAAAACATTGTCTGCTGCAATTAGGTCAAAAGGTGAGATTGTATTAAACGTTGCATCTAGCGGAATTGCATCATTGCTGTTGGAGGGAGGAAGAACGGCTCATTCTAGGTTTCATATACCTTTGAATCTTAATGAGGATTCCGTTTGTCATATAAAACCAGACGATGATGTAGCTAAATTACTACAGCAGACCAAACTCATTATATGGGATGAAGCTCCTATGGTTCATAAACATGCATTTGAGGCTTTGGATAGATCTATGCATGACATTTTCAATATATCTAATCCATCCAGGTCTGATGTTTTATTTGGAGGAAAG TGTAAGTTGTTGACGTTATCTAGAAACATGAGGTTAACTGTTGGAAGACCATCATCTGAAGTTGAAGAGATCAGTAATTTTGCAAAATGGTTGTTGGACGTTGGTGAGGGAAATGTTGGTGGTTCCAATGATGGAGAAGCAATAATTGAAATACCACCTGAGCTTTTAATTGATAGCATATCTGATCCAATTTCTAGCCTGATTGATTTTGTTTATCCGTTAATTTTGGAGAATTACAATGATCGTAATTACTTTAGTACAAGAGCTATACTTGCGCCTAAGAATGAGGTTGTTCACGAGATTAACGACAGATTGTTGGCAGTATTCCCTGGTGAAGAAAAAGAGTATCTTAGTTCTGACAGTCTATGCCCTACTGAAGATGGCAATGTTGATCAGCAAAAAATATACTCCCCCGACGTGCTCAATGGTCTCAAAGTGTCTGGTTTACCAAATCATAGGTTAGTGCTTAAAGTTGGTGTTCCAGTAATGTTGTTGCGAAATATTGACCAACGAAATGGTTTGTGTAACGGTACAAGgttaaaggtcacaaaactttacAGTCGTGTTATTGAAGCTGAGATAATTTCTGGTGGTAATATTGGTTCTCGGACATTCATACCTAGAATGAATTTGGTACCTTCGGACCGAAAGATTCCTTTTGCATTTCAAAGGAGGCAATTTCCAATAACTGTATGTTTTGCAATGACGATTAACAAAAGCCAGGGACAGTCGCTATCTAAGGTTGGGTTGTACCTAAGACAACCAGTTTTCACACATGGTCAATTGTACGTAGCTTTATCCAGGGTTACAAGACGAGATGGAATCAAGTTACTAATACTTGACAATGATGGCAGGCCTACAAATAAAACAACCAATGTTGTATATAAAGAGATATTCAATGGATTgtga
- the LOC110940225 gene encoding probable xyloglucan endotransglucosylase/hydrolase protein 23 produces MGFSSFSSRLPSLYLVVIFLIGSSLVSANFYDEFDITWGDGRGKIINGDLLTLSLDKTSGSGFESRNEYMYGKIDMQLKLVPGNSAGTVTAYYLSSKGSNWDEIDFEFLGNLSGDPYTLHTNVFSQGKGNREQQFHLWFDPTADFHTYSILWNPKHIVFSVDGTPIREFKNAESIGVPFPKDQPMRIHSSLWNADDWATRGGLVKTDWTQAPFTASYRNFKADACVVTSGKSSCSGSASSGSNPGWLSEDLDNTKQERLRWAQKNYMIYNYCSDSKRFPQGFPPECSMA; encoded by the exons ATGGGGTTTTCTTCTTTTTCCTCAAGGCTTCCAAGTTTGTACTTGGTGGTCATATTTCTAATTGGTAGTTCACTTGTTTCAGCTAACTTCTATGATGAGTTCGATATCACTTGGGGTGATGGCCGTGGTAAGATAATTAACGGTGACCTTTTAACGCTCTCCCTCGATAAAACATCTGGCTCGGGATTTGAATCAAGAAATGAGTACATGTATGGCAAAATCGATATGCAACTCAAGCTTGTGCCCGGTAACTCTGCTGGCACTGTCACTGCGTACTAC TTGTCTTCAAAAGGATCAAACTGGGATGAGATAGATTTCGAGTTCTTGGGTAATTTAAGCGGTGATCCTTACACTCTACATACAAATGTGTTTAGCCAAGGCAAAGGCAACAGAGAGCAACAATTCCACCTATGGTTCGACCCAACTGCTGACTTCCATACCTATTCCATCTTATGGAACCCTAAACACATTGT ATTTTCAGTAGATGGAACTCCCATTAGAGAGTTTAAGAACGCCGAATCAATTGGAGTACCATTTCCAAAAGACCAGCCGATGAGGATACACTCTAGCTTATGGAACGCTGACGATTGGGCAACCAGAGGTGGGCTTGTGAAGACCGACTGGACCCAAGCTCCTTTCACTGCTTCCTACAGAAACTTCAAGGCCGACGCTTGTGTTGTAACTTCTGGGAAATCGTCTTGCAGTGGTTCTGCATCTTCCGGCAGCAACCCTGGATGGCtgtctgaggatttggataataCAAAGCAGGAAAGACTGAGATGGGCTCAAAAGAATTACATG